The proteins below are encoded in one region of Apium graveolens cultivar Ventura chromosome 4, ASM990537v1, whole genome shotgun sequence:
- the LOC141717434 gene encoding uncharacterized protein LOC141717434 has translation MRFLHSLMRSAPSMLIAKTTLTVVPKTLPLFLPVRQPPMTPAISVQRIYSSRNYGDNVINWSKSFGDGTADDWDEESNWKFCFVTIKEYIKQRNASAVDNEFKQWIVANKPSPDTFFYIIDKLLKMNEVVLAISYLEDLLSTQYSGLDQNKLMNCLQVAERTCSKQGYEELVKVVESFAAKVGVNLNAAKEAWKARKEERQPKKKTSANLRTGVVKQMKNLDELPEDYNHFANNIRARINKRK, from the exons ATGAGGTTTCTACATTCGTTGATGCGAAGTGCTCCGTCGATGTTGATAGCGAAGACTACTCTCACCGTCGTGCCTAAGACTCTTCCATTGTTTTTGCCTGTGCGACAGCCGCCTATGACGCCTGCGATTTCGGTTCAGCGCATCTACTCTTCCCGCAACTACGGCGATAATGTGATCAACTGGAGCAAAAGCTTCGGTGATGGAACTGCTGACGACTGGGATGAAGAAAG CAACTGGAAATTCTGCTTCGTAACAATTAAAGAATATATTAAACAGCGCAATGCATCAGCCGTTGACAATGAGTTCAAACAGTGGATTGTGGCAAACAAGCCATCACCGGATACTTTCTTTTATATAATTGACAAACTGCTGAAGATGAACGAAGTGGTTCTGGCAATTTCCTACTTGGAGGACCTTCTATCAACTCAGTACTCGGGTTTAGATCAGAACAAGTTGATGAACTGCTTGCAAGTTGCTGAGAGGACCTGTTCTAAGCAGGGTTATGAAGAGCTTGTAAAGGTTGTGGAAAGCTTTGCTGCTAAGGTAGGGGTGAATCTGAATGCAGCCAAGGAAGCATGGAAAGCTAGAAAAGAGGAGCGACAACCAAAGAAGAAGACTAGTGCTAATCTCCGAACTGGAGTGGTGAAACAGATGAAGAATCTAGATGAACTTCCTGAAGATTACAATCATTTTGCAAACAACATACGGGCCAGGATCAACAAAAGAAAGTGA